A DNA window from Caldisalinibacter kiritimatiensis contains the following coding sequences:
- a CDS encoding PTS sugar transporter subunit IIA — translation MFLKFKKEEDICSPINGTVKPITEAPDPAFSQKMMGDGFCVEPEDGVVVSPVKGTVATVFPTKHAVGITTKKGLELIIHFGMETVSLNGEGFTALVEAGDKVDVGDELLKVDIEKIKDKVPSLVTPVVVSNAEGKTFDLVKEGKVNRGEVVLKVK, via the coding sequence ATGTTCTTAAAATTTAAGAAAGAAGAAGATATATGTTCACCAATAAACGGTACAGTTAAACCTATTACAGAAGCACCAGACCCGGCTTTTTCTCAAAAGATGATGGGAGATGGATTCTGTGTTGAACCAGAGGATGGAGTAGTAGTATCACCAGTAAAGGGAACAGTTGCAACTGTATTCCCAACAAAGCACGCTGTTGGAATTACAACAAAAAAAGGTTTAGAATTAATCATTCACTTTGGTATGGAAACAGTATCATTAAACGGAGAAGGATTTACAGCTTTAGTTGAAGCAGGAGATAAAGTGGACGTTGGAGATGAATTATTAAAGGTTGACATTGAAAAAATCAAGGATAAAGTACCATCACTAGTTACTCCTGTTGTCGTTTCAAATGCAGAAGGAAAGACATTTGATTTAGTTAAAGAAGGAAAGGTAAATAGAGGAGAAGTAGTATTAAAAGTGAAATAA
- a CDS encoding exodeoxyribonuclease III, producing MRLVSWNVNGLRACVRKGFLDYFNEVDADIFCVQEIKLQEGQIDLDIEGYEQYWNYAVKKGYSGTAVFTKVKPISVQYGIGIEEHDQEGRVITLEFDDFYLVNVYTPNSQRELARLDYRMIWEDEFRNYLKELDSKKPVILCGDLNVAHKEIDLKNPKSNTKNAGFTKEERDKMTKLLKSGFIDAFRYFYPNKEEAYTWWSYMRKARERNAGWRIDYFVVSERLKNRLVDSQIHSHIMGSDHCPVFLEM from the coding sequence ATGAGATTAGTTTCGTGGAATGTGAATGGTTTAAGAGCTTGTGTTCGTAAAGGTTTTTTAGATTATTTTAATGAAGTAGATGCAGATATCTTTTGCGTTCAAGAAATTAAGTTACAAGAAGGACAAATAGATTTAGACATAGAGGGATATGAGCAATACTGGAATTACGCTGTAAAAAAGGGGTATTCAGGAACAGCAGTTTTTACAAAGGTAAAACCTATATCAGTCCAATATGGAATAGGTATTGAAGAACATGACCAAGAGGGAAGGGTAATAACATTAGAATTTGATGATTTTTACTTGGTAAATGTATATACACCAAATTCTCAAAGAGAATTAGCAAGGCTTGACTACAGAATGATTTGGGAAGATGAATTTAGAAATTATCTTAAGGAATTAGATAGTAAAAAGCCAGTAATATTATGTGGGGACTTGAATGTAGCTCATAAAGAAATAGATTTAAAAAATCCAAAATCAAATACAAAGAATGCAGGATTTACAAAAGAGGAACGAGACAAGATGACAAAGCTTTTAAAATCAGGTTTTATAGATGCTTTTAGATATTTTTATCCCAATAAAGAAGAAGCTTATACATGGTGGTCTTATATGAGAAAAGCAAGGGAAAGAAACGCAGGCTGGAGAATTGACTATTTTGTAGTATCAGAAAGACTTAAGAATAGATTAGTAGATAGCCAAATACATTCCCATATAATGGGTAGCGACCACTGTCCTGTATTTCTAGAAATGTAG
- a CDS encoding DNA alkylation repair protein, with the protein MDKIKEIKEELNKYIDKEKAEFLPKFFKSYPGGYGEGDLFIGVSVPNQRKVAKKFKDLSLEEIQNLLNEDIHEYRLTGLIILVDKYEKAKSDEDKQQIVDFYIKNIDRVNNWDLVDSTAYKILGPYLIYKDKSLLYEFANSGHLWKQRVAIIGTKYFISKGMYEDTLRISEILLKHQHDLIHKAVGWMLREVGNKDKEVEKEFLNKYYMKMPRTMLRYAIEKFEKEERQKYLKGEI; encoded by the coding sequence ATGGATAAAATAAAGGAAATTAAGGAGGAACTTAATAAGTATATAGACAAAGAAAAAGCTGAATTCCTACCAAAGTTTTTTAAATCTTACCCAGGAGGTTATGGTGAAGGTGATTTGTTTATAGGAGTGTCAGTTCCAAATCAAAGAAAGGTTGCAAAAAAGTTTAAAGATTTATCATTAGAGGAAATACAAAATCTTCTTAATGAAGATATACATGAATATAGATTGACGGGGTTAATTATACTAGTGGATAAATATGAAAAAGCTAAAAGTGATGAAGATAAACAACAGATTGTAGATTTTTATATTAAAAACATAGACAGGGTTAACAACTGGGATTTAGTTGATTCTACAGCATACAAGATATTAGGACCATATTTAATATATAAGGACAAATCACTTTTATATGAATTTGCAAATTCGGGACATCTCTGGAAGCAAAGAGTAGCTATAATAGGAACAAAGTATTTTATAAGCAAAGGGATGTATGAAGATACACTTAGGATTTCCGAAATATTACTTAAACATCAACATGATTTAATTCATAAAGCTGTAGGTTGGATGCTTAGAGAAGTGGGTAATAAAGATAAAGAGGTGGAAAAAGAGTTTTTAAATAAATATTATATGAAAATGCCTAGAACTATGTTAAGATATGCAATAGAGAAATTTGAGAAAGAAGAAAGACAAAAATATCTAAAAGGAGAAATATAA
- a CDS encoding GNAT family N-acetyltransferase, with product MTIISRPYNKEKDYERVSDFLVKTYSDKNDFQNWHQPRWEYMHYHPYFYNEELQKIHDKIRIWEDDEKIVGVAHFEHTLGNCYIEIDKEYSDLQDEMVQYAEENLKGQSEGRSFLTFYVNEHNNQFKEILKSRGYKNAKEYNEYMSVFETEKEFPEITLPEGFKLQSLEDENNLNKLHRVLWRGFNHGDEPDDDLSGRRLMQSAPNYRKDLNIVVVAPDGNYVSYCGMWYDDKNKFAYVEPVATDPDYRKMGLGKAAVLEGVRRCKELGATKAYVATNKKFYLKIGFETIYTMEAWGKVF from the coding sequence ATGACAATAATATCAAGACCATATAATAAAGAGAAAGACTATGAAAGGGTATCAGACTTTTTAGTAAAGACATATAGTGACAAAAATGATTTTCAAAACTGGCATCAGCCAAGATGGGAGTATATGCATTATCATCCATATTTCTATAATGAAGAGTTGCAGAAGATACATGACAAAATTAGGATATGGGAGGATGACGAGAAAATTGTTGGAGTTGCTCATTTTGAGCATACACTAGGGAATTGTTACATTGAAATTGATAAAGAGTATTCAGATTTGCAAGATGAAATGGTTCAATATGCAGAGGAAAATTTAAAGGGGCAGTCTGAAGGAAGAAGTTTTCTTACATTTTATGTAAACGAGCATAACAATCAATTTAAAGAAATTTTAAAATCAAGGGGATACAAAAATGCTAAAGAATATAACGAGTACATGTCAGTATTTGAAACAGAAAAGGAATTTCCAGAAATAACTCTACCAGAGGGATTTAAATTACAAAGCTTAGAAGATGAAAATAACTTAAACAAGTTACATAGAGTTTTATGGAGAGGGTTTAATCATGGCGATGAACCAGATGACGACCTTTCTGGAAGAAGACTAATGCAGTCTGCACCAAACTATAGAAAGGATTTAAATATTGTTGTGGTAGCACCTGATGGAAACTATGTATCATATTGTGGTATGTGGTATGATGATAAAAATAAATTTGCTTATGTTGAACCAGTAGCAACAGACCCTGATTACAGAAAGATGGGCCTAGGGAAAGCTGCTGTATTAGAAGGTGTCAGAAGGTGTAAGGAGCTAGGAGCAACTAAAGCCTATGTAGCAACAAATAAGAAGTTTTACTTGAAAATTGGGTTTGAAACAATATATACAATGGAAGCTTGGGGTAAAGTATTTTGA
- a CDS encoding DUF1848 domain-containing protein: MIISVSRRTDIPAFYSDWFFNRLKEGYVYVRNPFNRKQVSKINLNPEVVDCFVFWTKDPLPMMKRLDELKDYCYYFQFTLTPYRRDIETNIRKKRDIIKTFKQLSNIIGKEKVIWRYDPIFINEFYNKEYHYEWFERFAYELSNYTEKCVISFIDLYKKTLRNTKHLNIEELKDEDIFQIAEKFSSVAQKYNIKIETCSESIDLTQYGIKKGKCINDKLISRILGCQLDVKKDNTQREVCGCVKSIDIGEYNTCKHNCLYCYANFNYKQVDEKYKKHLRNSPLLVGELYGDEKITVREMKSIKCDNNGHMEQLKLDI, from the coding sequence ATGATTATCAGTGTTAGTAGAAGAACTGATATACCAGCATTTTATAGTGATTGGTTTTTTAATAGGCTTAAAGAAGGATATGTATATGTTAGAAATCCATTCAATAGAAAGCAGGTAAGTAAAATAAATTTAAATCCAGAAGTGGTAGATTGTTTCGTCTTTTGGACAAAGGACCCGTTACCAATGATGAAAAGGCTAGATGAACTAAAAGACTATTGTTACTATTTTCAGTTTACCTTAACCCCTTATAGAAGGGATATTGAAACGAATATTAGAAAAAAAAGAGATATAATAAAAACATTTAAACAATTATCTAATATTATTGGAAAAGAGAAGGTTATATGGAGATATGACCCTATTTTTATAAATGAGTTTTATAATAAAGAATATCATTATGAATGGTTTGAAAGATTTGCTTATGAATTAAGTAACTATACAGAAAAGTGTGTAATTAGCTTCATAGATTTATATAAAAAGACTCTAAGAAATACAAAGCATTTAAATATAGAAGAGTTAAAAGATGAGGATATTTTTCAAATAGCAGAAAAGTTTTCTAGTGTAGCACAAAAATATAACATAAAAATAGAAACATGTTCCGAATCAATAGATTTGACACAATATGGGATAAAAAAAGGTAAGTGTATAAATGATAAATTAATATCGAGAATATTAGGTTGTCAATTAGACGTTAAGAAGGATAATACTCAAAGAGAGGTCTGTGGATGTGTAAAGAGTATTGATATAGGTGAGTATAATACTTGTAAGCACAATTGCTTATATTGCTATGCAAATTTCAATTACAAACAGGTAGATGAAAAATATAAAAAGCATTTAAGGAATTCACCATTATTGGTAGGGGAATTATACGGGGATGAAAAAATTACAGTTAGAGAAATGAAATCAATTAAATGTGATAACAATGGACATATGGAACAATTAAAGTTAGATATATAG